The following are encoded together in the Arcobacter aquimarinus genome:
- a CDS encoding MutS-related protein codes for MREEVAELLESKKELLTITYFKLQKLFEKKYGVNTVVLMEIGTFFEVYEVNNDEEKIGKAKEIAELLNIQLTRKNKSILENSKENPIMAGVPAISFEKHLARIIAEQKYTVAIIRQKGVPPNVTRYLDTVVSPGTNFDFVIDQDENNITSLLIDQIRGIYLVGYSAIDVTTGKCYYNEVHGTSEDKFFALDEVFNYMNMHKTNEVVITFADNNINQKEVIDYLELKLKTFHIGTFRPKINYQNELFKNVFNIQSLLTSIEHLDMERVPLSTESLAVLIDFVIGHDSNIIQKLSHPFKLDVSRYVYLGNNALEQLNVIETTHNPSLLKLLNNTSTAMGKRLLKERLTHPIKDSKEILRRLALSKELYDYHAPIENELANIYDIERLTRRIKLNRLHPFELNYLYDSLLSIKEVVKFMENYKFLTPPCSSADIELFIQSINSTFDLSVSGKYMLKDVDDNMINVGINTKIDELNHQNEILYSKLELLKAHILTYIKSEDLNFVGINRLDKEGFFLTLTKNRYNLIKDELLKSHIIIDNELYLFKDFIIKIQTNSVKIFCKLTEDISDKYVHNLRKIVELNKLVFKEKIFEFEKKFTILLEELVQFIAEVDLTVSNIKIAKKYNYSCPKIVKTKDDENFLELIDLRHPIIEANEEQGIYVPNDIILGELTLASKEYKDNVIIKNSNPVNIYNNKMHGILLYGINSSGKSSLMKSIGIAVILAQAGFYVPCKSMRFSIFDSVFTRISGADNIAKGLSSFAVEMLELKNIFNRASKKSLILGDEISHSTETMSGLSIVASSILKLSKLEAIFVFATHLHQLPEIEEIQKLKNIIALHLSVIYKDEEDKLIFDRKLGFGSGSSMYGLEYARSLHMDKEFLNKANEIRKRLTDDYDKVERLSQKKTSKYNNNLFTTTCVICGKPCDEVHHIKEQARANKDGFIGHINANHKYNLIPLCKEHHKMVHDGKINVNGFVSTSNGLELHYTMMQIID; via the coding sequence GTGAGAGAAGAAGTAGCTGAACTTTTAGAGAGTAAAAAAGAGTTATTAACAATTACATATTTTAAACTTCAGAAATTATTTGAAAAAAAGTATGGAGTAAATACTGTTGTTCTTATGGAAATAGGAACATTTTTTGAAGTTTATGAAGTTAATAATGATGAAGAAAAAATAGGAAAAGCAAAAGAGATTGCAGAACTTCTAAATATTCAGCTTACAAGAAAAAATAAATCTATTTTAGAAAACTCAAAAGAAAACCCTATAATGGCAGGAGTTCCTGCTATTTCATTTGAAAAACACTTAGCAAGAATAATAGCTGAACAAAAATATACAGTTGCAATTATCAGGCAAAAAGGAGTTCCTCCAAATGTAACTAGATATTTAGATACAGTTGTAAGTCCTGGAACAAACTTTGATTTTGTAATAGACCAAGATGAAAATAATATCACTTCACTTTTAATTGACCAAATAAGAGGAATTTATTTAGTTGGCTATAGTGCTATTGATGTAACAACAGGAAAATGTTATTACAACGAAGTTCATGGAACAAGTGAAGATAAGTTTTTTGCTTTAGATGAAGTATTTAATTACATGAATATGCATAAAACAAATGAAGTTGTAATTACATTTGCTGATAATAATATAAATCAAAAAGAGGTTATAGATTATTTAGAATTAAAATTAAAGACTTTTCATATAGGAACTTTTAGACCAAAAATAAATTATCAAAATGAGTTGTTTAAAAATGTTTTTAATATTCAATCATTATTAACTTCTATTGAACATCTTGATATGGAAAGAGTTCCGCTTAGTACAGAATCACTTGCAGTGTTAATTGATTTTGTTATAGGACATGATTCAAATATTATTCAAAAACTTTCACACCCTTTTAAACTTGATGTAAGTAGATATGTCTATTTAGGAAATAATGCATTAGAGCAACTAAATGTTATTGAAACAACACATAATCCGAGTTTACTGAAGCTTTTAAATAATACTTCAACAGCTATGGGGAAAAGACTTTTAAAAGAGAGACTTACTCATCCTATAAAAGATAGTAAAGAGATTTTAAGAAGACTTGCTTTGTCAAAGGAGTTGTATGATTATCATGCTCCAATAGAGAATGAATTAGCAAATATTTATGATATAGAAAGACTTACAAGAAGAATAAAGTTAAATAGACTTCATCCTTTTGAGTTAAACTATTTATATGATTCTTTACTTAGTATAAAAGAGGTAGTTAAATTTATGGAAAATTATAAGTTTTTAACACCTCCTTGTAGTAGTGCTGATATTGAATTATTTATTCAATCTATTAATTCAACTTTTGATTTGTCAGTTAGTGGTAAATATATGCTAAAAGATGTTGATGATAATATGATAAATGTTGGAATTAATACAAAAATAGATGAGTTAAATCATCAAAATGAAATTTTATATTCAAAACTTGAGTTATTAAAAGCTCATATTTTAACTTATATAAAATCAGAAGATTTAAATTTTGTAGGAATAAATAGACTTGATAAAGAAGGTTTCTTCTTAACATTAACAAAAAATAGATATAACTTAATAAAAGATGAGTTATTGAAATCTCACATAATTATCGACAATGAATTGTATTTGTTTAAAGATTTCATTATTAAAATTCAAACAAATTCAGTAAAAATATTTTGTAAATTAACAGAAGATATTTCTGATAAATATGTTCATAATTTACGAAAAATAGTAGAGTTAAATAAACTTGTTTTTAAAGAGAAAATTTTTGAATTTGAAAAAAAATTTACTATTTTATTAGAAGAATTAGTACAATTTATAGCTGAAGTCGATTTAACTGTTTCAAATATAAAAATAGCAAAAAAATATAATTATTCTTGTCCTAAAATTGTAAAAACAAAAGATGATGAAAATTTCTTGGAGTTAATAGATTTGAGGCATCCAATAATTGAAGCAAATGAAGAGCAGGGAATTTATGTACCAAATGATATTATTTTAGGTGAACTAACTTTAGCTTCAAAAGAGTATAAAGATAATGTAATTATAAAAAATTCAAATCCAGTAAATATATATAACAACAAAATGCATGGGATTTTACTTTATGGAATTAACTCTTCAGGTAAATCTTCACTTATGAAATCTATAGGAATTGCAGTAATCTTAGCTCAAGCTGGATTTTATGTACCTTGTAAATCTATGAGATTTTCTATTTTTGATTCTGTATTTACAAGAATTAGTGGAGCTGATAATATTGCAAAGGGATTGTCTTCATTTGCTGTTGAGATGTTAGAATTAAAAAATATTTTTAATAGAGCAAGTAAGAAATCACTTATTTTAGGTGATGAAATTTCACATAGTACTGAAACTATGAGTGGATTAAGTATAGTTGCTAGTTCTATTTTAAAGTTATCAAAACTTGAAGCTATTTTTGTTTTTGCAACACATTTACATCAACTTCCAGAAATTGAAGAGATACAAAAATTAAAAAATATAATAGCTCTTCATTTATCAGTTATCTATAAAGATGAAGAAGATAAGCTTATTTTTGATAGAAAATTAGGCTTTGGTAGTGGTTCTTCTATGTATGGTTTAGAGTATGCAAGATCTCTTCATATGGATAAAGAGTTTTTAAATAAAGCAAATGAGATAAGAAAAAGACTTACTGATGATTATGATAAGGTTGAAAGATTAAGTCAGAAAAAAACATCAAAATATAATAACAATCTTTTTACGACTACTTGTGTTATTTGTGGGAAACCTTGTGATGAAGTTCATCATATAAAAGAACAAGCTAGAGCAAACAAAGATGGCTTTATTGGACATATAAACGCAAATCATAAATATAACCTAATACCACTTTGTAAAGAACATCATAAAATGGTACATGATGGAAAAATAAATGTAAATGGTTTTGTTTCCACTTCAAATGGATTGGAATTGCACTATACTATGATGCAGATAATAGATTAA
- a CDS encoding GGDEF domain-containing protein: MNSNKKVTIIIFTMVSLLTVVIVALVALGSRQSGYDSAKKRAYLTADIVKKSLTSHMINGNMDQRDVFLNSIGQLNEVNDLWIIRAKSVSEQFGKSHLANEVPRDDIDKEVLRNGKEKIIIDESLTNATLRITIPYTASSLDKPNCISCHNAQEGEVLGAISVTFDIQEDRISSIAVLLNIVGIISVFLIFILIYISRKIKPYTSSFDSITEVLKQVHEGNYSVRAKDGVLKEDKEASTWLNELIEKLETVLTGIEKNLTTFVHNRSSNINNDKLLSAQEIIEDISEIYNYKKTIETDLTKDDIYYRLIQVLKDKLKIENFFIFETDLIKDERKVIYSTKEVVPCCNISKNIKEKCRAERTNTIVASENFPEICRLAICPNNSNHICIPFLINEQKNVVIHIICNNEECLKHTKYQIGIIKKYLEETKPILESKLLMDVLRERNLVDGLTGLYNRKYLDEFIDKKMPYELKEGTTYAVMFLDIDYFKMINDTYGHDAGDAILQKLSKTMKDAISENEFIIRFGGEEFLIIMKNPTQESALALANKINQDFSKLIFTFNNESFSKTVSIGYAFFPSDTDQIWKCIKFADLSLYEAKETGRNKVVKFTKELLKNGDKERY; this comes from the coding sequence ATGAACTCAAATAAAAAAGTAACAATTATTATCTTTACTATGGTTTCCTTACTAACAGTAGTAATAGTTGCCTTAGTTGCTTTGGGTTCTAGGCAAAGTGGTTATGATAGTGCAAAAAAAAGAGCCTATTTAACTGCTGATATAGTAAAAAAATCTCTCACATCTCATATGATTAACGGGAATATGGATCAAAGAGATGTTTTTCTTAATAGTATTGGTCAGTTAAATGAAGTAAATGATTTATGGATTATCAGAGCTAAAAGTGTGAGTGAACAGTTTGGTAAATCACATCTCGCAAATGAAGTTCCAAGAGATGATATTGACAAAGAAGTTTTAAGAAATGGTAAAGAAAAAATCATAATTGATGAATCTTTAACAAATGCAACTCTACGAATAACTATTCCATATACAGCTTCATCACTTGATAAACCTAACTGTATTTCTTGTCATAATGCACAAGAAGGTGAAGTTTTAGGTGCAATTTCTGTAACTTTTGATATTCAAGAAGATAGAATTTCTAGTATTGCTGTACTTTTAAACATAGTAGGAATTATCTCAGTATTTTTAATATTTATATTAATTTACATCAGTAGAAAAATCAAACCTTATACTTCTTCATTTGATTCAATTACTGAAGTTTTAAAACAAGTTCATGAAGGAAATTATTCAGTAAGAGCAAAAGATGGTGTTTTAAAAGAAGATAAAGAAGCTTCAACTTGGTTAAATGAACTTATAGAAAAATTAGAAACAGTTTTAACTGGAATTGAAAAAAATCTTACAACTTTTGTTCATAATCGTTCATCAAACATAAATAATGATAAATTATTAAGTGCCCAAGAGATTATAGAAGATATATCAGAAATCTATAATTATAAGAAAACTATTGAAACAGATTTAACAAAAGATGATATTTACTATAGATTAATTCAAGTATTAAAAGATAAATTAAAAATAGAAAATTTCTTTATTTTTGAAACAGATTTGATAAAAGATGAAAGAAAAGTTATCTACTCAACAAAAGAAGTTGTTCCTTGTTGTAATATTTCAAAAAATATAAAAGAAAAATGTAGAGCAGAAAGAACAAATACAATTGTTGCATCTGAAAATTTTCCAGAAATTTGTAGACTTGCTATTTGTCCTAATAACTCAAATCATATTTGTATTCCATTTTTAATAAATGAACAAAAAAATGTTGTTATTCATATTATTTGTAACAATGAAGAGTGCTTAAAACACACAAAATATCAAATTGGAATAATAAAAAAATATTTAGAAGAAACAAAACCTATACTAGAAAGTAAATTATTAATGGATGTACTAAGAGAAAGAAACTTAGTAGATGGATTGACAGGTCTTTATAATAGAAAATATCTAGATGAATTTATAGATAAAAAAATGCCTTACGAATTGAAAGAAGGTACAACTTATGCTGTTATGTTCTTAGATATTGATTATTTTAAAATGATAAATGATACTTACGGACATGATGCAGGAGATGCTATTTTACAAAAACTTTCAAAAACAATGAAAGATGCAATTAGTGAAAATGAATTTATTATTAGATTTGGGGGAGAAGAGTTTTTAATTATTATGAAAAACCCAACTCAAGAGAGTGCTTTAGCTTTAGCCAATAAAATAAATCAAGATTTTTCAAAATTAATTTTCACATTTAATAATGAATCATTTAGTAAAACTGTAAGTATTGGTTATGCTTTCTTCCCAAGTGATACAGACCAAATTTGGAAGTGTATTAAATTTGCTGATTTATCTCTTTATGAGGCAAAAGAAACAGGAAGAAATAAAGTAGTAAAATTTACAAAAGAGCTTCTTAAAAATGGAGATAAAGAGAGATATTAA
- the hisA gene encoding 1-(5-phosphoribosyl)-5-[(5-phosphoribosylamino)methylideneamino]imidazole-4-carboxamide isomerase, whose product MDILPAIDLKDGKAVRLSKGLMDSAKIYSDEPWQVAKRFEELGSKWVHIVDLNGAFEGKPANLEQIKKIRENCNLKIELGGGIRDEETIKMYLELGVDRLILGSIAVKDPQFVKKMASKYPIAVGIDAMDGMVAVEGWAEVSTMKATNLAKEFANAGVQAIICTDISKDGMLCGVNVEFTESIALSSQVDTIASGGVKDIQDIINCKNNGNISGVIVGKAFYEGTLDLEEAFKIL is encoded by the coding sequence ATGGATATATTACCTGCGATTGATTTAAAAGATGGAAAAGCTGTAAGACTAAGCAAAGGATTAATGGATAGTGCAAAAATCTATTCTGATGAACCATGGCAAGTAGCTAAAAGATTTGAAGAATTAGGTTCAAAATGGGTTCATATTGTTGATTTAAATGGAGCATTTGAAGGGAAACCTGCAAATTTAGAACAAATAAAAAAAATTAGAGAAAATTGTAACCTAAAAATAGAACTTGGTGGAGGAATAAGAGATGAAGAAACTATCAAAATGTATCTAGAGCTTGGAGTTGATAGACTTATTCTTGGTTCAATTGCTGTAAAAGATCCTCAATTTGTAAAAAAAATGGCTTCAAAATATCCAATTGCAGTTGGGATAGATGCCATGGATGGAATGGTTGCGGTTGAAGGTTGGGCTGAAGTTTCAACTATGAAAGCAACTAATTTAGCAAAAGAGTTTGCAAATGCAGGAGTTCAAGCTATTATTTGTACAGATATTAGTAAAGATGGAATGCTTTGTGGTGTAAATGTAGAATTTACAGAATCAATAGCACTTTCTAGCCAAGTTGATACTATTGCTAGTGGTGGAGTAAAAGATATTCAAGATATCATTAATTGTAAAAATAATGGAAATATTTCTGGAGTTATTGTAGGAAAAGCTTTCTACGAAGGAACCCTTGATTTAGAGGAAGCTTTCAAAATTTTATAA
- a CDS encoding TIGR01777 family oxidoreductase — MKTIAITGASGFVGTSLKKYFSALGYKIISISRDVLNDNKKLEETLNQTDIVINLAGANIINRWSESYKKLLYSSRIETTSKIVNAINSIQNRPKLLISTSAVGIYNNKTTYDENGSYSNDFLSNLCQDWEKEAKKAKNESTKVSIFRFGIVMGKDGGALQKMITPFKLGLGGTIGDGKQAFSYIHINDLLNAYKFVIENEFEDTFNLTAPIPTTNKGLTLALGKTLKRPTILPVPQFVLNIIFSEGARVLTDGQSAIPKKLLELGFKFKFNTIEETIEDLCK, encoded by the coding sequence ATGAAAACTATAGCAATTACAGGTGCAAGTGGATTTGTAGGAACAAGTTTGAAAAAATATTTTTCTGCTTTAGGATATAAAATAATATCTATTTCAAGAGATGTTTTAAACGACAATAAAAAACTAGAAGAAACTTTAAATCAAACAGATATTGTTATTAATCTTGCTGGTGCGAATATCATAAACAGATGGAGTGAATCTTATAAAAAACTTCTATATTCAAGCCGAATAGAAACAACATCAAAAATAGTAAATGCTATAAATAGTATTCAAAATAGACCAAAACTTCTTATTTCTACATCTGCTGTTGGAATATATAATAATAAAACAACTTATGATGAAAATGGTTCTTATTCAAATGATTTTTTATCAAATCTTTGTCAAGATTGGGAAAAAGAAGCAAAAAAAGCAAAAAATGAATCAACTAAGGTCTCTATTTTTAGATTTGGAATAGTTATGGGAAAAGATGGAGGAGCATTACAAAAAATGATAACTCCTTTTAAATTGGGATTAGGTGGAACTATCGGTGATGGAAAACAAGCTTTTTCTTATATTCATATAAATGACCTATTAAATGCTTATAAATTTGTTATTGAAAATGAATTTGAGGATACATTTAACCTTACAGCACCTATTCCAACAACAAACAAAGGCTTAACTCTTGCTTTAGGAAAAACACTAAAAAGACCTACTATACTTCCAGTACCACAATTTGTTTTAAATATCATTTTTAGTGAAGGAGCACGAGTTCTAACAGATGGACAAAGTGCAATTCCAAAAAAATTATTAGAGTTAGGTTTTAAATTCAAATTTAATACTATTGAAGAAACAATTGAAGATTTATGTAAATAA
- the hisH gene encoding imidazole glycerol phosphate synthase subunit HisH, translated as MIGIIDYNMGNLASVYNACHLIDVKATIVKDPADLKNFDRVILPGVGAYKDAMEHLVQSGMNEAIYEYAKSGKPMIGICLGMQLLFESSTEFGHTDGLGLIDGKVVKFDKSKMNEDFKIPHMGWNTIVNKEHPLFEGLHNPYLYFVHSFHAVTSEKNIIGTTTYGYEFTSAVNKDNIYGFQPHPEKSHDNGLRILKNFVNIK; from the coding sequence GAAATCTTGCAAGCGTTTATAATGCTTGTCATCTAATAGATGTAAAAGCAACCATAGTAAAAGACCCAGCTGATTTAAAAAACTTTGATAGAGTAATATTACCAGGTGTTGGAGCGTACAAAGATGCTATGGAACATTTAGTTCAATCTGGAATGAATGAAGCTATTTATGAGTATGCTAAAAGTGGTAAACCAATGATTGGTATTTGTCTTGGAATGCAACTACTTTTTGAAAGTTCAACAGAGTTTGGTCATACAGATGGGTTAGGTTTAATTGATGGGAAAGTTGTAAAATTTGATAAATCTAAAATGAATGAAGATTTTAAAATTCCTCACATGGGGTGGAATACGATTGTAAATAAAGAGCATCCTTTATTTGAAGGCTTACATAATCCTTATTTGTATTTTGTTCACTCTTTTCATGCAGTAACAAGTGAAAAAAACATCATAGGAACAACAACTTATGGATATGAATTTACAAGTGCTGTAAATAAAGATAATATTTATGGATTTCAGCCTCATCCAGAAAAATCTCATGATAATGGACTTAGAATTTTGAAGAACTTTGTAAATATAAAATAA